Below is a window of Nitrospira sp. DNA.
GCCGTTTGACTTTCTCAACTCCATGGCAGTTCTTGCCTAGAAGTCGTCCTGTTATACACCCTTCCTTGAGCTCCACCGAGGTGCAGATTACCTCCGGAATCCCTAGCCTTTCCGCAATCTCTCGAACATAAATGTCAAGACTTGCAGTCGCTAGAAGGACACGAGCCCCGTGGTACTGATGGGTCCTAAGCGCTTGCACCAATTCTTTATTGGCATGTTTCTCCACAAAATATTCCGCAAACTGCTTGGCCACTCCTTGAACATCCTTTACCGTTCGCCCTTCAAGCGCCCCCCTTAGAAACGCTTCTTTTAATGCCGTGTTGCTGACAACCCCGGCCAGATACAGAGCGGTATAACACAGGATCTTCCACACCGACCCCGCGGCGACGCCGAATTGCCGCGCACAACGAAATAAAAAGGGGAGATAACTATCCCCATATATCAATGTGCCATCAAGATCGAAAATGACGACATGCATGCGACCACCGAAAACCTACCGTGGAACCGCTGTTAGTCGAGAGCCCACTCATAGAATCACCGCCAATTCTTCTTGACGCATGGGCCCACCAGAGGTTTGGCAAGTGCGCGCGCCCTTGAAAGGCTCTCGCAGCATCCAGACGCGATTACCCGGCGTCCGTCCGTCAAAAACCGGACCTGTGCAGGTGGACTGCAGACACCTCGCGCCTCGTATCAGGCCTTACGAATGACGATGATGTAATGAGCGGCGAGTTTTCTAAAGGCGCTTCGCTCCAGAGCTTTCTCCACTCGGCCGGCGAGAGGCAATATCGCGCTCGGCAGAAAGTTTGGAATGAACGTAAAGAAAATAGTATCCTGAACCGCAAGCCCGAATTCCTCCTGTAATCGCTTCGCGGGAATCCAGTGCTCTCCTCCAAACCGATCGATCTTGGCGGTGAGCGGAAAGATGTAGTTCCAGAATATCCGAAACAGGGGGTTGATGAGATTGCTTTCACGAATGATGACGACTCCGTCGCGATTGACCACCCTGAGCGCTTCCCTCACGGCGTTCATCTGTTCAGCTCTTGAATAAATGTGATGCAAGACACCCGTCATCATCGCGACATCAAAGGCATGATCCGGAAACTCCACATTGAGCGCACTCCCTTCAAATATGGAGCCTTCCAATTCAGGATAACGTTCTTTCCCACGGCGAACCATGTTCGCGGAGAGCTCAATCCCGACCGGCGAAATCCCCATTCCCTTCAGAAACATCATGTTCGTTCCGTCGCCACAGCCGATATCGATGACGCACGGCCGACCATGAAAATACCGCTCAACCACCCCCCACCATTTCTGCACCAGATACTCGCGGATGTGATCGGGTATTTCCTCTTTATACGTCTCAGCAATCGCGTCAAAGTGCTGTTTGGCGGTCTCGCCCTGACTCATAACCAGGTACCTTTTTGTCCCCGTGTAGACTCAGTGGGTCAAATACAGCATGGCCGCCAGCCACATAAGGCCAGCCAGCACAAATCCTCGATCGTGAAAAATCACTTCCACCGGCTCCCCACGGTGTTGCTCCTGCACCTTCAGCATAAAACGGTAGATGCAGTACACCACCAGCGGCACGGTGAAGATGATCTTGTCGGTTCCGTGAAGCGCCTTCGTTTCGGGAGAGACGGAATAGAGCATGTATGCCAAGATGGTGATGCTCGCAGAACTGCCTACAAGCATATTGAGCTTCTGCACCGAATACGAGTGATTGACCGCTCTCGTGAGCGCTGCCGACGCTCCCAAATCCTCCAATTCCGACCGCCGTTTCCCGAAGCCGATCATCAAAGAAAGCGCAAACACGCAGACCACGAGCCAATTCGTCACCTCAACGTCGATCAGGAATCCGCCTGCATAGATCCGCATCACAAAGCCAATGGCGATCGACATCACATCGATGACAGTCTTCTCCTTTAAGAGAAACGAGTACAGCAGATTGTTCACGACGTATAAGCACAAGACCGCAAAGAAACGCAGATCCAGAAACGCACCGCCCACAAGCGTGACACAAGCCATGACGGACGCCACCACCCCCGCCAACACCGGCGAGATGTTTCCCGCCGCAATCGGCCGATGGCGTTTCACCGGATGCTGGCGATCTGCTCGGACATCAACAAGATCATTCAACAGGTAGACGGCACTGGACATCAGGCAAAACAACAGCGCGCCCAGGATCGATTTCGCCAGGTATTCGTTCTCGCCGAACTGCGGCCCCATCAAGAACGGCGCGAGCACGAAAAAGTTCTTGACCCATTGCTTGACCCGAAGGGCTTTCAGCCAACATCGAAGATACTCGGTGGCGCTGGAGACACTCACGGCTATGATCGACTGCGCATATGGGTTCATCGGCTCTTATGGCGGATCAGGACAACCTTTGTCTCATCCCAGACCGACTCCTACTCGCTGCGGACAAGATTTGCACGAATGCCATCGGCCTGCACTTTGATATAGGGCGGCGTTTCAAAACTGACTTTTCGAAGATCGGCCTGAAACAACGTGTCGGTCATCCGCTCGAACCGCAACTTGTCATACATGTCGGCCGCCGGCTTATTCTTCGCTGTCGGAAGGTACTCTCCTCTGAGCACAGTTGCTCCACGAGTCTTCGCGCACTCCGCAACGAACGACATCACCGCGGCCTCGATATTCTTCCCGATTACACGGCAACTCAGAAGAAACGTATCGATCATGCATTGCTCCAACTCGAATCGCAGAATGCACACACCGATGATCCCATAATCTCCAAATTTGTCTTTCGACGACACTCCGAACACACAGGCCTGTGCATCCCCGACAATTCCGGCTATATCTGCCTCGGTATATCGCCGAGTCGTGAGATTCATTTGATTCGTCTTCTGCGTCAATTGGGCGATGCGCGGGATGGAAAAAAGGTCGGCTGGACCAATGGAGACCTCAATGCCGAGGCTACTCAAAAACTCATCCAGGTTGTCGTAGGCATTCTCGTGCAGCTTGCGCGCCATCTGAGCTTGATACATCTGGCCTTTCCGCTTATCCTCCTCGGTCACCCGGACATGATCGACGCCCGGCAGACGATCAACCAGGGAGGGAATGAGATACGGTTGCTCCGGCAGACAGACCACTTCACACTCAGGAAGTTCCTGGCGTACGCGCTCACATTCGATCGGATTGTCATCAATGAGGATCATGCTGTCGATCCCGATGTTGAGTTCCTCCGCCAGGGCCTTCATATTCCCTGCCTTATCGTCCCAATTTATCTTGGCCGCGGCAAAATGTTGACGGCGCAGAATCATGTCTGGGTGCTTTTCGATCGCTTCCCATGCGTCTGCCTCGTTGTTCTTGCTGTTAATGGCAAGAATGATTCCACGATGG
It encodes the following:
- a CDS encoding HAD-IB family hydrolase; amino-acid sequence: MHVVIFDLDGTLIYGDSYLPFLFRCARQFGVAAGSVWKILCYTALYLAGVVSNTALKEAFLRGALEGRTVKDVQGVAKQFAEYFVEKHANKELVQALRTHQYHGARVLLATASLDIYVREIAERLGIPEVICTSVELKEGCITGRLLGKNCHGVEKVKRLEKILTSSEFESSVCYTDHHSDLPLLQRVKQGILVRPSLRTRFILRNHGFHSIG
- a CDS encoding class I SAM-dependent methyltransferase; translated protein: MSQGETAKQHFDAIAETYKEEIPDHIREYLVQKWWGVVERYFHGRPCVIDIGCGDGTNMMFLKGMGISPVGIELSANMVRRGKERYPELEGSIFEGSALNVEFPDHAFDVAMMTGVLHHIYSRAEQMNAVREALRVVNRDGVVIIRESNLINPLFRIFWNYIFPLTAKIDRFGGEHWIPAKRLQEEFGLAVQDTIFFTFIPNFLPSAILPLAGRVEKALERSAFRKLAAHYIIVIRKA
- a CDS encoding decaprenyl-phosphate phosphoribosyltransferase, encoding MNPYAQSIIAVSVSSATEYLRCWLKALRVKQWVKNFFVLAPFLMGPQFGENEYLAKSILGALLFCLMSSAVYLLNDLVDVRADRQHPVKRHRPIAAGNISPVLAGVVASVMACVTLVGGAFLDLRFFAVLCLYVVNNLLYSFLLKEKTVIDVMSIAIGFVMRIYAGGFLIDVEVTNWLVVCVFALSLMIGFGKRRSELEDLGASAALTRAVNHSYSVQKLNMLVGSSASITILAYMLYSVSPETKALHGTDKIIFTVPLVVYCIYRFMLKVQEQHRGEPVEVIFHDRGFVLAGLMWLAAMLYLTH
- a CDS encoding HAD-IIIC family phosphatase; amino-acid sequence: MSNIRQLKADVHNYRYNDYLRQMGAVEEACRDARPLRIAVLRSYTVEGMEPVLRVRLCLEGLKPEFYWGGYNQYVQEVLDAAGPLYSFRPDIVLLLVRLEELLPTFVEEFNQSSFSEWEVLLQAKAQDLRELARTIEAKLSSPVIVQNACLPMDVYWGIYDTQHPEGQPYLVDQFNRALAATCRTLSGTFIWDFHRFVQRKGYEQLFDAKQWAVSKSPYKHSSYPLLVDDLLKYVLSCLGKSKKCLVLDLDNTLWGGVIGEDGMQGIRLGHTYPGNCFRMFQRELLKLHHRGIILAINSKNNEADAWEAIEKHPDMILRRQHFAAAKINWDDKAGNMKALAEELNIGIDSMILIDDNPIECERVRQELPECEVVCLPEQPYLIPSLVDRLPGVDHVRVTEEDKRKGQMYQAQMARKLHENAYDNLDEFLSSLGIEVSIGPADLFSIPRIAQLTQKTNQMNLTTRRYTEADIAGIVGDAQACVFGVSSKDKFGDYGIIGVCILRFELEQCMIDTFLLSCRVIGKNIEAAVMSFVAECAKTRGATVLRGEYLPTAKNKPAADMYDKLRFERMTDTLFQADLRKVSFETPPYIKVQADGIRANLVRSE